The Euphorbia lathyris chromosome 3, ddEupLath1.1, whole genome shotgun sequence genome contains a region encoding:
- the LOC136224878 gene encoding gamma-secretase subunit APH1-like, whose protein sequence is MTLAAGIGYALLALGPSLSLFVSVISKKPFLILTVLSSALLWLMSLIVLSAIWRAFLPLKSSAWWPYALLIITSVSFQEGLRVFFWKVYKRLEDILDAFADRVSKPRLFVTDKMLIALAGGLGHGVAHAVFFCLSLLTPAFGPATFFIDSCSQMPFFLVSAIIALAFVTIHTFSMVIAFNGYAEGNKVDQYFVPAVHLLAALLTLVNLASGGCVVGIPLLYLVAILTLMHCAKMTLRRLTENRTESIS, encoded by the exons ATGACCTTAGCGGCAGGGATCGGGTACGCTTTGCTTGCATTAGGACCGTCACTTTCACTCTTCGTCTCCGTTATCTCCAAAAAGCCTTTCTTGATCCTCACCGTCCTCTCCAG TGCACTGTTATGGCTTATGAGTCTCATTGTGTTGTCTGCAATATGGAGGGCCTTTCTTCCTCTGAAAAGCTCAGCGTGGTGGCCATATGCATTACTTATAATAACATCAGTTAGTTTCCAAGAAGGGCTTCGGGTTTTTTTCTGGAAAGTTTACAA GCGGCTGGAAGATATATTGGATGCTTTTGCAGACAGGGTCTCCAAACCCCGCTTATTTGTTACAGATAAGATGCTAATTGCGTTGG CTGGTGGATTAGGTCATGGTGTGGCACATGCTGTGTTCTTTTGTCTTAGCCTCTTAACACCAGCATTTGGCCCAGCAACATTCTTCATAGATAGTTGTTCTCAGATGCCATTTTTTCTTGTTTCTG CTATTATTGCTCTTGCATTTGTAACAATCCACACTTTCTCAATGGTCATTGCATTCAATGGGTATGCGGAAGGGAACAAAGTGGACCAATATTTTGTCCCCGCAGTTCATCTTCTTGCAGCATTGCTG ACGCTGGTGAATTTAGCATCTGGGGGATGTGTTGTTGGGATTCCTCTTCTCTACCTTGTGGCAATCTTAACATTAATGCATTGCGCGAAAATGACATTGAGGAGATTAACAGAAAATAGAACAGAAAGTATTTCATAG
- the LOC136223540 gene encoding uncharacterized protein produces the protein MRAPSLLAQCLPGLMPHDRTSLSISSVSERDVHLPSPAVEILPSKMFHPYKYAGENVELQGMNVFKGKVSVADIIGFAGSEMISSKSDGSLKSWDSSIDLVNILKHDIRDGQLSFRGKRVLELGCSYGLPGIFACLKGACTVHFQDLNAESIRCMTIPNVLANLEQARDRQSRQPESPLTPSRQTLSPSVRFYAGDWEELPTVLSVVRKDGFEMTTATSLSFSEEDFMDGCSSQDGSTVGVETSSRRSRKLSGSRAWERASETDNGEGGYDVILMTDIPYSVTNLKKLYALIKKCLRPPYGVVYMATKRNYVGFNNGVRHLRSLVDEEGIFGARLVKELTDRDIWKFFLK, from the exons ATGCGTGCACCATCCTTGCTTGCTCAGTGCTTACCTGGCTTGATGCCGCATGATCGGACAAGTCTCAGCATCTCCAGTGTTTCAGAGAGAGATGTGCACCTCCCTTCTCCAGCAGTTGAAATTCTCCCTTCAAAG ATGTTTCATCCTTATAAATATGCGGGAGAGAATGTCGAATTGCAAGGGATGAATGTGTTCAAG GGAAAAGTTAGTGTCGCTGATATTATTGGATTCGCTGGTTCTGAAATGATATCCTCAAAATCTGATG GATCGTTGAAGTCTTGGGACAGCTCCATTGATCTAGTAAATATACTCAAACATGATATCCGTGATGGACAATTGAGCTTTAGAGGCAAAAGGGTGCTTGAG CTTGGTTGTAGCTATGGTCTTCCAGGAATCTTTGCTTGCCTGAAG GGGGCTTGCACAGTGCACTTCCAAGACCTGAATGCAGAATCCATAAGGTGCATGACTATACCAAATGTCCTTGCTAATCTTGAGCAAGCTCGGGACAGGCAGAGCCGACAGCCAGAGAGCCCTCTTACTCCATCAAGACAAACCCTGTCGCCATCAGTTCGCTTCTATGCTGGGGACTGGGAAGAACTTCCAACTGTCCTATCTGTCGTGAGGAAAGATGGCTTTGAAATGACAACAGCGACAAGCCTGAGCTTCTCTGAGGAGGATTTCATGGATGGATGTAGTAGCCAAGATGGTAGCACTGTAGGGGTGGAAACTTCCTCAAGGAGATCAAGAAAGCTTTCAGGTAGCCGGGCCTGGGAGAGGGCTAGTGAGACTGataatggagaaggcggatatGATGTTATTCTGATGACGGATATCCCATACTCTGTCACCAATTTAAAGAAGCTCTATGCTCTCATTAAAAAG TGTTTGCGGCCACCATATGGAGTGGTATACATGGCAACAAAGAGAAATTATGTGGGCTTTAATAATGGAGTTCGGCACCTGAGATCTCTGGTAGATGAAGAGGGCATTTTTGGGGCTCGTTTAGTGAAGGAACTGACTGACAGAGATATTTGGAAGTTTTTTCTCAAGTGA